A region of the Myxococcus stipitatus DSM 14675 genome:
CACGCCCTCGTCGTCGGAGGACAGCGGCGCGGGGACCTGGTCCCAGTGCCGGGCGAGGACGCTTCGCTCCAGCGCGGGGAAGTGGCGCAGGTCCTCGAGCGACTGGAGGTCGCCGGGGTGCAGGCCGGCCTCGCGCAGGCGCCGCGAGTAGTAGGGCGAGGCGAGCAGCGCCTCTCGCAGCGGGCCCAGCCGGGAGTCGAGCTGCGCGCGAGCCTGGGCTTCGTCCTCGAGGGTGGTGAAGCGGGTCAGCGCGTGGGCGATGGACTGGGCCCAGGGGATGTGGCGGCGCTGGGTGTCGGTGTCCCGGCGGATGTTCGCGCGGGGAGCCACGCGAGCCTCCGGCGAGAGGCCGTGCGTCACTCGCGCCATCCTCGGGCATCGGCGGCGCGCTTCTCCGCTTCCTGAAGCTCCTTGAGGCGCTTGTCGGCCTCCCGCTTCCGGGCCTCGTCCGCCCTCTCCAGCTCCTTGAGGGCGGCGCGGTAGTCGAGCTTCTTGAGCCGCGCGTCGGACTCCATCGCCGTCTCGCCCTTCACCTGTCCCTGCACCGCGTGCACCCACTTGCGCAGGAACTCCTCCTGCCGGAAGGCGTTGGAGCGCACCATCTCCGCGGTCAGCGGCTCCACCCGCGTGAAGAAGAGCGCCAGCAGGACCTTGGCGTCGGCGTCCTTGCGCAGCGCCTGGGCCGAGTCCTCGCCCAGCGTCGTCGACGTCAGCACGTGCGCGAGCATCCCCACCTGCTCCTTCCAGAGGCCGGCGGCCTTCGAGGTGTGCTCGAGGCCCGCCCAGTCCGCGCGCGAGGGAGGGCGCAGGCCCGCCACACGGAAGACGTCGCAGATGATGGCCACCGACAGGTCGTGTGGATACGGCGACACGAGCGGGACGGCGGAGAGCTGCTTCTGGATGTCCTTGATGTCGAAGACCATCACTTCTCCAGCAAAGCCTGGGACAGGGCCGCGGCGGCGGGGCCGAAGTCCGACAGCCATTTCACCACGACCAGGCGGAAGCCGCGCTCGCGAACCACGGGCGCCAGCGTCTGCCGCGCGTGCACGTCATCCGCGAGCGAGAGCAGCGCGACCACCATGCGCGAGCCCCTCACCACCTCCACCAGCGTGTCCATGTGGTCTTCCGCCGTCGCGTTCGCCAGGAAGTCGCTGTCGGAGATGATGACGCGGAGCACGTCGCGCTTCTCCCGCGCGGACCGGCGGAGCACGTCGAAGGGCAGCTGCGTGCCTCCGCCGATGTAGTGCAGGAAGAAGTCGCGGGCGTACTCCTCGTCGTACATCCAGGGCGAGACGAGCGGCGAGCCGTGCGAGTAGATGATGCCGCGCACCCGGGCCTGCTTGCGCAGCGCGGAGGCGGACAGCACCTGCGCGGCCAGCGTCATGGCGTTGAGCTGCATCTCCGGGTTCGGCATGGAGCCGCTGGTGTCCAGGTAGATTTCCAGCTCGGGCACGCCGGGCTCGGTGCCAGGGGGCTCCTCCGCTTCCAGCTCGCGGCGCAGCGGGGACACGGCGGCCAGGTGTCCCTGCGAGAGCACCGTCAGCGTCCAGTCGATGGCGGACGGGTCATCGCCATACTCCCAGGCCTCGGGCGTGGTGCGCAGGTAGGGCTCGACGCGGTTGGGCGCGGCGGGGAGCTTCAAGAGGTGCTTGTCGACCTCGCGCCGGTAGTGCCGGGACACCAGCGCGCGGCGCAGCTTGCCGTCGCCGGTGCCGGGCAGGCTCCGGGTGATGCGATTGATGTTGTCGAGTGCATCGGGCGCGGAGGAGACCTGGTCCGCGCTCAGCCAGCCTCGCTCGCGGGCCTCGCCCAGCGCGTCCTGCCAGCGCCCGCCGCTCTGGAGCGCGGAGTCCCAGTCATCCACGTCCGGCGTCGGCACGTCGCTGGCCATGGGCATGGAGCCCGTGCCGTCGTCGGGGCCGGAGAGGTAGCGCAGGAAGGTGGCGCAGAAGTAGAGGAACTGGAGGCGCGGGCCGGGCAGCGCGTAGAAGGTCTGCGCGAAGACGCGTGCCTCCACGCGCAAGCCCGGGAAGCGCTCCTCCATGGCGCGCATCTCCGTCCGAGGCACCAGCGTCCCGGGCTCGCAGCCCCACAGCTCCTCGTGGATGGACAGGTAGAAGAAGAACAGCGGGGACATGCTGCGGCGGGCGTAGACGCTCTGGAAGTTCCGGTACACCCGGCACAGGTCCTCCCAGTGGGTGCGGCCCACCACTTCGTTCACCTGGAGGTCGTAGAAGAAGTTCGTCAGGGATTGCTTCAGGCCGGGGAGCAACTGCTGCTCCATGACCTTCAGCTCCGCGTCCCAGCCCAGCGTGTGGGGGAAGCGGGCGTGGTGGCCGATTTCGTGGGCCAGCACGGCCATGAGGCTGGCCTCCGCGCTCATGGACTCCAGCAGGTGGAAGTTCACGAAGACCTGCCGCTTCACCATGTTGATGTAGGCGAGCGGCTCGTTCGCGTGGTCCGCGTCCGCGCGGAAGGGGACGTGGGGCTCCGGGGGACTCAGGCGCACCTGCACATCCCACAGCGCCAGCGCGTCCTGCCAGGCCTTCGCGATGAGCTCCGGTGTGAAGCGGGACGGGCTCATGCGGGCGCGAGCACCAGCACGAAGCGCGAGGTGTCCAGCGTGCCCGCGGCGCGCCAGTCATTGGCCCCGGTGGCGAAGAAGGCATCCACGCGCGGGTCGTGCTCCTCCATGGCCGTCAGGTGCGGCGTCTTCACGTGCGTGACTTCGGGCGTCTCGCGGCAGCCCATGGCGCCCAGGGGAATCGGCGGGTCCCCGACGAGGAGGATGCCCTGCGTCGCGGCCTCGCGCCCGGCCACGGCGTGGCGGTGCCGGTCGTGCACGCACAGCACGGTGGGCGCGAGGAAGTGGATGGCGCCTGGGAGGAAGCGGCTGTCCTCTCGGGACAGGTCGATGAGGTAGGGCTGGGCGCGGTCCCCCAGCTTCTCGGTGGGCGGCTCCATGGCGACGGTGGCCGTCTCGCGCAGGCGCTCCTCGATGCCGGCGAGGGAGTCGAGCCGCTGGCTGACGCGGTGGAAGATGCGCTGCACCCAGGGGGGCGCGGACTCCAGGTTCTCGCCCACGTTCCAGAGTTGCGCGAGCGTGCTGGCGCGCGCGGACTCGGGGACACCCGAGAGGAGGCGAGGCACCAGGTCGGACCACGCGAGGGTGAAGAAGTTCTGCCGGCCCGCGGTGGCGGGGTAGAGGTAGCCCAGGCCGATGGCCTCCGCGCCCAGGCGCAGGTAGGCGCGCATCAGCTCCGCGGCGCTGGTGCTGGAGGCGCCGGACTTGGACAGGGATTCGGCCAGGCGCTGCGCGGGGCCCTGGCGCAGCTCGCGCCAGAGGTCCGCGTCCCAGCGTACGTAGCGGCCCTGGGCCTGGGCCTCGAGCTCGTCCTCGAAGGCGGTGCTCACAGGCGGCCTCCGGGGTTGTCCTTCAGCCACGTCGCGTAGTTGCGGTAGCGGCTGTACATGGACTTGAGGTGGATGAGGTCCTCGTAGACGGGGCCGGAGAGCTCCTGCTTGGTGAGCAGCTCGTTCATCAGCGCGGTGACGGAGGCCAGGCGCTTCTCGGTGGTGCGCAGGTCGATGCCGGACAGGCCCTTGTCCAGCTCCTCGCGCAGGACGGACACCTTGCGGCGGATGGGCTGGTGGCGCTCGTGGTGCTCCATGGCCATGTCGAACATGTGGCGGATCCACGCGACGCGGTCCTGGAGGAGGACCTTGTGGCCCTTGGCCTCGAAGAAGGCGCTGCGGGTGTTGGGGACCAGCTTCTCGTGCAGCACCCACGGGGCGATTTGACGGAAGTCCTCCAGCTCCACCGTGGTGTGTCCGCGGAAGAAGGCGAGCGCCTTCGCGTAGTGGAGGATGGTCTGGTAGGCGCGCACGCTGACGCCGTTCTCCGTCTGCGTGCAGAGGTGCACCTTCTTGTCGAGCGGGCACTGCTCGTTGCACACGGCGGAGACGGACTGCCCGGCGAGCTTGAGGGTGTCCTTGTGCTTGAACTCGAAGCGGGGCGAGGCCATGCGGCAGAAGTCGAGCTGGCCCAGGAAGAAGGCCACGCGCTCGAGGACGTCCTTGGGGACGTCGACCTCGAGGATGGAGGCGTAGGCGCGCTCCAGCTCTCCGTCGGTGAAGATGACGTCCTTGGGGAGCATCTCCTCGGGGGACTTGTCGGCCTCGATGCGCTGGAGGAGGGTGTCGATGAAGTTCGAGTTGAAGGGGACGGCGCGGACGACGACGTCGAGGCGGTCCTTGAGGGCCTCGATGACCTGGAAGGTGCCGCCGCCCTGGTCGTCATTGGCGGTGAGGAACCAGGAGGAGCGTCCCGCGTAGACGTACTGGTCCATCATCTCCGCGTAGCCCTCGGCCATGAGGGAGAGGAGGGCGGACTGCGTCTTGGTGGGGATGCGGTTGTACTCGTCGATGATCTTGACGCGCTGGGTGATCCACTTGCGCCAGCTCACCTTCACGGCGGAGAGGTCATCCGCCTTGAGCATGTCGGAGGGGAGGGGTGCGCCGAGGAGGTCGGCGATGGAGAGCTGGGGGTGGCCGCGTTGGATGGAGCGGCGGATGTCCTCGCGGGACATGCCGGACAGGAGGGCCATGAGGATGGCGGAGGTCGTCTTGCCGCGGCCGGGGCCGCCGATGAGCAGGGCGCGGCGGCAGGTGAAGAGGGTGAGCAGGGGGATGAGGACGAAGGAGCTGTAGCTCATGCTCTCGGGGAGGTGGACCTCGTCCCCGGCGGAGTTCTTGAGCGAGGCGGAGCCTCCGAACTCGATGTCGTAGTAGGGGCAGATGACGGCGTTGTTGGTGATCCACCAGTACGCCTGCCGCATCTTGTCGTGGAGGCTGCCCCCGTCACGCTCGGAGAGGTGGACGTTGAGTCCCTTGTCCACCGAAGCCCGCCCCGTGAGCAGGCGTGACACCCAGTCCTGATTGGCCATGTGCGGCGGAGACTAGCAAATGGCGTGGGACTACAGGGTGACGCCCCGGAGCTGATATGCGAGGCGACTCATGAGCCATTGGCGCTGGGTGCTCTGTGTTCTGTGGGTGTGTGGGCTCGGACTCGTGGCTCCCGCAGCCCGGGCTTCACCGCCGTCCATGGTGGGGGCCGCGGTCAAGTCGACTCCCCCGGCACCGGGCGACAGCTCCATCCAGGCTCGGCTCAAGGCGTGTCTGCTCCTCGGTGATGTCCAGTGCGTCGTCGCGCAATGGATGTTGCTCAAGGGCACGGACAAGGTGCCGGAGTGGCTGAGTCGATTTCAGTGGGCCTTCGAGACGAGCAATCGGCAGGCGGGGCAATGCCCCAAGGTGGCGAAGGCGATTCACGAAGGGTTGACCCGACTGGGCGAGCGGCCCGAGTTCTATCGGCTCACCCTCGTGGGAGAGCATCGCAAGTTCCTGGGGTTCGATGAAATCGTGAAGGGAGTCCTGGTGAAGAGTCATCAGGTGACGACCAATGGCCTTCACTTCGTGGTGAGACTCCAAGGGCGCATCTTTGATGCATACACAGGGCCCGCGGGACTTCCTGAAGAAGAGTACGTGAGGCGGCTCATCCCCTACCCGGGCATGAAGCTCGTGATGGAGACGGTGGACTCGATATGACGAAGGTCGTGAAAGAGGAGCCGGTGCCCGAGGCGCTGCGTGGGCGGCCCGTGGGGTTGCTCGACGTTCTCCGCTGGTCGCGGGAGCAACTCCTGAAGGGGAGGGGCCTCTGGTACGTGGCGGGAGGGGACCGGGTCGACTCGCTGGTCTCCTTCATCCACGGATGGCTCGCGCACAACATCTTCAATGGAGGAGCGGACCCGGCGTGGCACCAGTTCGAGACGTGGCTGCGTGATGTGAAGGGGGAGTTCCCGGCGGAGGGCTGGCACGTCAAGTTCCTCGAGGACTGCCAGGGAGACCATGCACGCGCCGCGATGAAGTTCCTCGACTACGTGGAGGAGTTCGCGACGCAGCGTGGGACTACAGGGTGACCAGCCCCATGCGCGCCGCGCGCACCACGGCCTCCGTGCGGCGCTGGACGCCGAGCTTGGAGAGCACCGCGTTCACATGGAACTTCGCGGTGTGCTCACTGATGCCGAGCCGGTCCGCGATGGCCTTGTTCGACAGCCCCTCCGCCAGCAACGCGAGCACCTCGCGCTCTCGCGGCGTGAGCGTCTCCGGGCCGGGTGCGTGACGGGCCTGGGCCGGCGCGCTCCTCGGCGCCGCGCGCACGTCCGCGAGCCCCGTGTCGAACACCGCCAGCCCTTGCGAGACCGCGGACAACGCCGACGTGAGCGGACCGGGACCGACGTCCCGGAACAACAACCCCCGCGCCCCTGCTGTCAGCGCGAGCTCGCCCGCGGCTTCGTCCGACACCAACGCCAACACCGGCGCTCCCAGGTCCGGCAGCTCCACGCGCCCCTCGGACTCCTGTAACCGCATTCCCGTATCCCAGAGCACCACGTCAGGGGCCTCGCTCCGGGTGGACTCCAGCTCCACCTGCGTCCCGGCGCCGAGCAACACCAGCTCGCCCCCGCGGTCGCTCAGCACCCGTGACAGCGCACCTCGCGCCAGCGGGTCTTCCGCGACCAACACGAGACGAATCGGAGGGAGGGAGGCATCCAGCACGGAATCCCTCTCCTAACGCGCTGCACCTTCCGTCGCTCGCGCCCTGTATCGGCTGTTGTGGGGAGGAGACAGACAACTTTTTCACTGACCGTCCGATAAGTTCATAAATGCTTGGATGACACGCCCCCGGTCATCACCCCTCTCTCCCCGGAGTCCCCTCATGGCCGTCGGTGGCGCGGGTTCGTCCCGCAGCAGCACCAGTTCGTCCCGAAGCACCTCCTCCAGTTCCTCCCGCAGCACCTCCACGGGAAGCATGGCCGCTGGCCGTGCGGCGGACCGAGCGAGCGTCAGCGGTTACTCAGGTGACAGCCGCTCCTCGAAGTCCTCCACCTCCAAGTCCTCGACGACGTCCGGCTCGATGGCCTCCGCCCGAGCGGCGGACCGCGCGAGCGTGAGCGGTTACTCCGCTGACAGCCGCACCTCGAAGTCGACGTCGAACAAGTCGGGCTCCATGGCGCAGGGCCGCGCCGCGGACCGCGCGAGCGTGAGCGGTTACTCCGCT
Encoded here:
- a CDS encoding AAA family ATPase, with the protein product MSRLLTGRASVDKGLNVHLSERDGGSLHDKMRQAYWWITNNAVICPYYDIEFGGSASLKNSAGDEVHLPESMSYSSFVLIPLLTLFTCRRALLIGGPGRGKTTSAILMALLSGMSREDIRRSIQRGHPQLSIADLLGAPLPSDMLKADDLSAVKVSWRKWITQRVKIIDEYNRIPTKTQSALLSLMAEGYAEMMDQYVYAGRSSWFLTANDDQGGGTFQVIEALKDRLDVVVRAVPFNSNFIDTLLQRIEADKSPEEMLPKDVIFTDGELERAYASILEVDVPKDVLERVAFFLGQLDFCRMASPRFEFKHKDTLKLAGQSVSAVCNEQCPLDKKVHLCTQTENGVSVRAYQTILHYAKALAFFRGHTTVELEDFRQIAPWVLHEKLVPNTRSAFFEAKGHKVLLQDRVAWIRHMFDMAMEHHERHQPIRRKVSVLREELDKGLSGIDLRTTEKRLASVTALMNELLTKQELSGPVYEDLIHLKSMYSRYRNYATWLKDNPGGRL
- a CDS encoding response regulator transcription factor, which translates into the protein MLDASLPPIRLVLVAEDPLARGALSRVLSDRGGELVLLGAGTQVELESTRSEAPDVVLWDTGMRLQESEGRVELPDLGAPVLALVSDEAAGELALTAGARGLLFRDVGPGPLTSALSAVSQGLAVFDTGLADVRAAPRSAPAQARHAPGPETLTPREREVLALLAEGLSNKAIADRLGISEHTAKFHVNAVLSKLGVQRRTEAVVRAARMGLVTL
- a CDS encoding M48 family metalloprotease, which encodes MSPSRFTPELIAKAWQDALALWDVQVRLSPPEPHVPFRADADHANEPLAYINMVKRQVFVNFHLLESMSAEASLMAVLAHEIGHHARFPHTLGWDAELKVMEQQLLPGLKQSLTNFFYDLQVNEVVGRTHWEDLCRVYRNFQSVYARRSMSPLFFFYLSIHEELWGCEPGTLVPRTEMRAMEERFPGLRVEARVFAQTFYALPGPRLQFLYFCATFLRYLSGPDDGTGSMPMASDVPTPDVDDWDSALQSGGRWQDALGEARERGWLSADQVSSAPDALDNINRITRSLPGTGDGKLRRALVSRHYRREVDKHLLKLPAAPNRVEPYLRTTPEAWEYGDDPSAIDWTLTVLSQGHLAAVSPLRRELEAEEPPGTEPGVPELEIYLDTSGSMPNPEMQLNAMTLAAQVLSASALRKQARVRGIIYSHGSPLVSPWMYDEEYARDFFLHYIGGGTQLPFDVLRRSAREKRDVLRVIISDSDFLANATAEDHMDTLVEVVRGSRMVVALLSLADDVHARQTLAPVVRERGFRLVVVKWLSDFGPAAAALSQALLEK